From the Diadema setosum chromosome 6, eeDiaSeto1, whole genome shotgun sequence genome, the window TCAAGACAGTCATACAGTAGAAGCTAATTTAACTTACATGTATCAATGGTAGAGACTTTTTTAACTTGCACAATGAGCATGCATATTAATTATTACACCTTACAGTAAAGACTAGTAAGAGTGCAAAGAACAAACTGCATCCACTGCACTGTAAAAAAACACCATGATGGTCGGGAATCTATGTCTACCACTAGTACAGTACCACAACCCGGCCCTGGCCATAATCCAATTGCTGAACATTTGCTGAACAAGCTTTGAGGAGCAGCACCGCAGTAGAACATAGAACACAGAAAACCCTTCATCCAACTCCGAACAAGACTAGTTACCCTCCCTATCCCTAGAGCAATTGTGTGCGCCAAGACGAAAGCGGGGACAATTTATAAAAATAAGTACGTTTAGATGAACTAATGGTAGACAGGCAAGCCACATGTACATTAGATTACTAATTTATTCATGACAGACTAGCCCGACCACACGCTgtagtacgctgtgcgaatcCTGTTGcgctacttacagcgactgggctgtgtatagttaataaCAGACAAGCCAGCTCATCACTGCAGACATGGATCATCAGTCAAGTCAGGGCCTCTAAACAAACATACAAGAGGGATAGCCTGTAGTGTAGGCTGTACTTGCACTCTTGCTTGTGCAGAAAAATTAAATTATCAACGCCCCCTTCCCTCCGGCCTCCCGGCACCGGGGCCCGGATGAATCCTTCATTATTGATGATTATTAACTGACGAATTTGAAACACTCTTGCTTTCAAATTTAGCAAAAATATTGCGCATAAACGGACTGATAGTGAACACTGCTGCTGGCACAGCTGCAGCATACGGTGACCCAGCCGAGATGGAGCCGACAACGACTTCAGCGTAGTGCTTCAGCGGCGCAGCGGCCCGGGGGTCCGGCCCGGGGGTCCGGCCCGGGtttaactacacgcagccgctgtcgcaaaacgacagcggctgcacctctattccttcgcagacgttgtcatatttcagtgtggttgtgcgacttcttcatgaatatctttattaatcgtggaaaactaaaatacaagaaattatcgtaatctatgataatcattcaataatcggtatgcgattttttgtttaattacgtcaaaaactcaccgaaatctgtggctgaaatcaggtctgtaaacgtcattattgcttcactcctcatctgcgtgttatttgaatggcattcactctcgtatactacaacgtaggtagtcggagacgtacctctccgactacctacacGATGTACGTTGTAGtgtacgagagtgaatgccattcaaataacacgcagatgaggagtgaagcaataaggacgtttacagacctgatttcagccacagatttcggtgagtttttgacgtaattaaacaaaaaatcgcataccgattattgaatgattatcatagattacgataattccttgcattttagttttccacgattaataaagatattcatgaaggagtcgcacaaccacactgaaaaatgacaacgtctgcgaaggaatagaggtgcagccgcgtttgtcgcggctgcgtgtagttagccCGGGTTATGCGATGCGTATGCCCAGACTGAACCGTGACCGTAGCGATAGAGGCACCCCCCTACCGTATGCCGAAATACTGTCACCTACAAACAGGTGTTGACCAAGTAGGACTCctatgtctaattccgcgaaaaaaaaagaaaaaaaattctcatTTATAGTAATAaaatttgctgggtcagtttttcgctTCTTTAGACAGAagcgaaaaactgacccagcaaatgtcatcatTGGCATTGCTATAactgagaagtttttcgcggaattagacataAAGTTCGGCCTAAATTTACTTGTCGGTCAAAATACAGGTGGTGCTTGTTAGGCCTACCCCTCCCCTAGGGTAATCGTGTAGAAATGCAGTAGTAGTACTCTACTTACTTGCAGTTTTTCATGTTGAATCGAGCTCAGTTTAGCCGGATTCCTTACAACTGTGACAACTTCATGTCCTTCGTCTAAGGCCAATTTAACCAGTTCCAGCCCAGTATTCCCAGTTGATCCAAATATAGTTAGCTTCATGATTCTAGTATGTGAGGTGATCTCGGACAGGGCAGGGCTCAATGCCGGTGACGATCAGCTGTGGCTGTGTACTGCGCTGCTGCTGCCAGCACGTTACACATTACATCCTCTACACTTACGTAAGATGGTCAACAACGCTGCCGAGGAGCGCGCCAACTAGCTTTGAGCgggtaaagttttttttttttttttttttttttttttttttttttttttcattgagtttTTATTGATCAAATTAACAAGATTACAAAGATATCACAACAAAATtcgaaatgataaaaatattactaataataaataataataaaaaattaagtcaaaaaaatgaagagaatcaAAGCAAAGCAGCATAGAATAAAGTCAATAAGAATGTTGTACATATGCAATGGTACAGTCATAAACAATAATATCGCTTCAATATGTTAAGTTCAGAGTGTTCACCGCAATAACATACCTTTACATCATATGTCAAATCTCCATTTACGGAAATGAAGTACAAGTTTTCCATTCTTATTAGCAATGCGATACTCAAGATctttacatgtttttaaatACACCTTAAATCCTTGAAATGAGGGTTGGTTACCTCTGAATTTACacaaataaatataatatttcaagataaggaaaatataagttATAAATTTATCATCTTTAAACCCGAAAAATTTTTCAAAAACGGAGGGGTTATAATTTTTCTTagtgttttgatttattacatTAATTATGTCATCCCAAACTTTTTTTACGTGCTGACACTCAATAAATATGTGAATAACAGTTTCTGGTAATCtctgacagaatgtgcagttgGGGGAGTCCTTCcttttgattttgtgcaaaAAATCATTTAATGCTATAACTCTATGATATAGCTTGAAATAAAAGGAACGAACTCGAGCGTCAATAGAACTTTTAAAATTTCTCAGATGGATGTTATCCCACAATTCTGAATCTGGATTTAACGACAGGTCTTtccaaaaacaaatttgttttgctgGAGCACAGTCCTCTGACATAATTGAGTAAACATATTTCGGAACTTTCTTTGCTAAACATAAGTTATTTACTATCGTGTCAAAAATTTCATTATGATCCCAATTTGATACAGTTAACCATGTTTGAGGAATATTGCTCattaaaaaattaaattttctcCTTCCTGTGGGCGAAATACCGAAATCAAGAATAAGTTCTTCAAAAAGTTTGCTTCCAGGGAGTGGTGAATCTAAAAGATCACTGACAAAGACTATACCTCTATCAAACCActcttgataaaaaaagaatcgCTTTGACTTGGATCTAATATTTCTGTTAAACCATAAACATTGACATGATCCTAAATCTGAAAATTTCACACCAAACTCCTTATTTACTGCTTTCTCCCTGAAAAAATACCAAGTTCTAATAGAATCGGATAATTGAGAGCATGGTAACTTATTCAAAACAGATTCAGGTACATGAGATTtccataaaatatcattcatcTGATTAAAATCTTCTAATACTGAAAGTTCAATTACCTTCCATAAACTACTGTAATTTTTGTCCAAAAGAAGTTTGACCCAAGCCATTTTCTGTGACATGGCAAAAACATATGGATCGATCATTCGTAGCCCACCCGAAGcgaaatcattacaaacatattttctttttactctaTCTCTTCCACCACTCCAAATAAATCTATAAAATATTCTGTCTAACTCTTTGAAAAAATTTTTTGGGATCTTTATACATAATACTGAAAAAAGATACAACAGTTGAGGTAATAGTAAGGTTTTAACCACACAAATCTTTCCAATTAAGGATAATTTTCTGACGCGCCAACAGTTTAGGGTCGCTTCTATAGATTTCAATTTAGGTTTGTAGTTAAGAGCAAAAACTTTGCTGACATCTAGTGAAAAAACAACTCCAAGGGTTTTGAAAGTATCTGTTTTCCAAATAAGaccattttcagagtatggatTTATTTGAGAGCCTCTTTTAGCACCAACCCAAATTGCCTCCGACTTAGATATATTTAATTTACAACCAGAACatactgcaaaattttcaagcaaatcaaacaaatgatCAAAAGAACTGAGTGAGCCATCTAAAAAACATGTGGAATCGTCTGCTAACAatgatattttcacttcttttcctTCTACAGGAATAcctttgatatcattattttgtcttaCAGCTAAAGCCATTGTTTCTATaactaataaaaacaaatatggagAAATAGGACAACCTTGAAAGATTCCTCTTTCCATCACAACAGGTTTAGTAAAAAATCCATTATTTACAACATAACTCTTTCGGCTGGAATAAAGAGTTTTAATCCAGTCAACAAATTTATCCCCAAAATTAAATCGTTTTAGAACTTTTAATAAATATTCATGGTTGACACTATCGAATGCTTTTTGTATATCTAAGAGGAGAATGGCACCAGGGATGTCATGACTTTCTGTATATTCTA encodes:
- the LOC140229968 gene encoding uncharacterized protein: MERGIFQGCPISPYLFLLVIETMALAVRQNNDIKGIPVEGKEVKISLLADDSTCFLDGSLSSFDHLFDLLENFAVCSGCKLNISKSEAIWVGAKRGSQINPYSENGLIWKTDTFKTLGVVFSLDVSKVFALNYKPKLKSIEATLNCWRVRKLSLIGKICVVKTLLLPQLLYLFSVLCIKIPKNFFKELDRIFYRFIWSGGRDRVKRKYVCNDFASGGLRMIDPYVFAMSQKMAWVKLLLDKNYSSLWKVIELSVLEDFNQMNDILWKSHVPESVLNKLPCSQLSDSIRTWYFFREKAVNKEFGVKFSDLGSCQCLWFNRNIRSKSKRFFFYQEWFDRGIVFVSDLLDSPLPGSKLFEELILDFGISPTGRRKFNFLMSNIPQTWLTVSNWDHNEIFDTIVNNLCLAKKVPKYVYSIMSEDCAPAKQICFWKDLSLNPDSELWDNIHLRNFKSSIDARVRSFYFKLYHRVIALNDFLHKIKRKDSPNCTFCQRLPETVIHIFIECQHVKKVWDDIINVINQNTKKNYNPSVFEKFFGFKDDKFITYIFLILKYYIYLCKFRGNQPSFQGFKVYLKTCKDLEYRIANKNGKLVLHFRKWRFDI